From Methanocella paludicola SANAE, a single genomic window includes:
- a CDS encoding ASCH domain-containing protein, whose product MDVLLSIKPKYANKIIDGEKKFEFRKIKLDKRKIGHIYIYSTSPVKKIIAKIAIGDIIEDSPERLWKRCEKHSGISKEEFFSYYAEKEVGFAITIKKVEPLDVPIDPYVKIENFTPPQSYYYLKDGSLF is encoded by the coding sequence ATGGACGTTTTACTTTCGATTAAACCGAAGTACGCCAACAAAATTATCGATGGAGAAAAGAAGTTTGAATTCCGGAAGATAAAGCTGGATAAGCGAAAAATCGGACATATATACATTTACTCGACATCGCCTGTAAAAAAAATCATAGCTAAGATTGCTATAGGGGACATCATCGAAGACTCGCCAGAACGGCTTTGGAAACGATGCGAAAAACACTCTGGGATATCGAAAGAAGAATTCTTTAGCTATTATGCGGAAAAAGAAGTTGGGTTTGCGATTACGATTAAAAAAGTTGAGCCACTTGACGTGCCTATCGATCCATATGTAAAGATTGAAAATTTCACGCCGCCGCAGTCCTATTATTATTTAAAAGATGGTAGTTTATTTTAA
- a CDS encoding methyltransferase domain-containing protein, with product MITDDFDYLAPGGRSYTLASGRLSGIKKNSRVLEIACGRGAAACALAEAYKCRVDAFDIDPVMVEHSMETSNKLGFGEFTNFFVKDGRDMDFGEGKYDLVLAEGGALTYIGREEGIARAADLLKEGKCLALTDLIYLRDDVPQPVRDAYEEGVYTYLTEIRYRKLLEAYDFEVVFASMLPQSAWDRYYAQMRRQVMNPKNRFTKDFKDSMMREIDVYYNYGGMFSVGYFYAVARLSRNKRVKPAGEGLRIPLAFSYGH from the coding sequence ATGATCACCGACGATTTCGACTATCTCGCCCCGGGGGGCCGCTCCTATACCCTGGCCTCCGGCCGCCTGTCCGGCATTAAGAAGAACTCGCGGGTGCTGGAGATCGCCTGCGGGAGGGGCGCGGCCGCCTGCGCGCTCGCCGAGGCGTATAAGTGCCGCGTGGACGCGTTCGATATCGACCCGGTGATGGTCGAGCACTCGATGGAGACGTCCAATAAGCTGGGGTTCGGCGAGTTCACGAACTTTTTCGTAAAGGACGGCCGGGACATGGACTTCGGCGAGGGCAAGTATGACCTGGTGCTCGCGGAGGGCGGAGCGCTTACGTACATAGGCCGTGAGGAGGGCATCGCCCGTGCCGCCGACCTGCTCAAGGAAGGCAAGTGCCTGGCCCTGACGGATCTGATCTACCTCAGGGACGACGTGCCTCAGCCGGTAAGGGATGCTTACGAAGAGGGCGTCTATACGTATCTTACCGAGATCCGCTACCGGAAGCTCCTGGAGGCTTACGACTTCGAGGTCGTGTTCGCCTCCATGCTGCCCCAGTCCGCCTGGGACCGGTACTACGCCCAGATGCGGCGGCAGGTCATGAACCCGAAGAATAGGTTCACCAAGGATTTCAAGGATTCCATGATGCGGGAGATCGACGTGTATTATAATTATGGCGGGATGTTCAGTGTCGGGTACTTCTACGCGGTGGCCCGGCTGTCAAGAAATAAGCGGGTGAAGCCCGCGGGCGAGGGGCTCCGGATCCCGCTGGCCTTCAGCTATGGCCATTGA
- a CDS encoding EVE domain-containing protein: MIGNPQLDSHSIIDAQLLNAVYKNAVHVFITEDKEIHRFASKLGIENRVLDIVTALADFDNKAARMHDHFRIKPDFMYNIDYLDPFFDSLREDYGIVKFNDWFLKKSRDGRKCWVHRTNHKLKAILILKDEDEEIALINKAPLRRKPRLKIATLKVACKGYRVGELLLKLAIGYSIDHNYDEIYLTHFVRENDDLLKLITKHGFEYIGERNCIDQKGEYEKVFLKSLFPDNAINYDPAEVNKRFYPSFIDSIRVNKYIVPIQPEYHDRLFQDYKKRQTLLSDFSTDIPQGNTIRKAYLTNSHIKKIKPGDLLLFYRSKDQHQITSIGVVEQVYYQLDDTDKIWYTVEYNRSVYTYDEVKGFKKPATVIIFRHYFNLKKPLGIKELIKHGILSAHPQSISTLTPDQYDYIKRNGGIDGRFTFD; the protein is encoded by the coding sequence TTGATTGGCAATCCACAGTTAGATTCACATTCAATAATTGACGCCCAATTACTAAATGCGGTTTATAAAAATGCTGTCCATGTCTTTATTACCGAAGATAAGGAGATACATCGTTTTGCATCGAAGTTAGGTATTGAAAACAGAGTTCTTGATATTGTTACTGCTCTTGCGGACTTCGATAATAAAGCCGCCAGAATGCACGATCACTTCCGTATTAAGCCGGATTTTATGTACAACATTGATTACCTTGATCCATTTTTCGATTCATTGCGCGAAGATTATGGTATAGTTAAGTTTAACGATTGGTTTCTTAAAAAATCAAGAGATGGAAGAAAGTGCTGGGTACATAGGACGAATCATAAGTTAAAGGCGATTTTAATATTGAAAGATGAAGATGAAGAAATCGCGTTAATTAACAAAGCCCCATTACGACGAAAACCTCGTCTTAAAATAGCTACATTAAAGGTGGCTTGTAAAGGTTATCGTGTCGGCGAATTATTGCTTAAGCTTGCGATAGGGTACAGTATTGATCATAACTATGACGAAATCTATCTTACGCACTTTGTCAGGGAGAATGACGATTTATTAAAACTAATTACCAAACATGGCTTTGAGTATATTGGAGAACGGAACTGTATAGACCAAAAAGGAGAGTATGAAAAAGTCTTTTTAAAAAGCTTATTCCCTGACAATGCTATCAATTATGATCCTGCAGAGGTCAATAAAAGATTTTATCCAAGTTTTATAGATTCCATAAGAGTGAATAAGTATATTGTACCAATCCAGCCAGAGTATCACGATAGATTATTCCAAGATTACAAGAAAAGGCAGACATTGTTAAGTGATTTTTCAACTGACATTCCGCAGGGTAATACGATCAGGAAGGCATATCTAACAAATTCCCATATTAAAAAGATTAAGCCAGGCGATTTATTACTATTCTACCGCTCAAAAGATCAACATCAAATAACATCAATCGGCGTTGTCGAACAGGTCTATTATCAGCTTGATGATACGGATAAGATATGGTACACAGTTGAATATAACAGAAGCGTCTACACCTACGATGAAGTCAAAGGATTTAAAAAGCCTGCAACTGTTATTATTTTCCGCCATTATTTTAACCTTAAAAAGCCATTAGGTATAAAAGAATTAATAAAACACGGAATACTTTCAGCCCATCCACAGTCAATAAGTACATTAACCCCTGACCAATACGATTACATCAAAAGAAACGGTGGCATAGATGGACGTTTTACTTTCGATTAA
- the acsA gene encoding acetate--CoA ligase, with the protein MIGDCNVCYDEACGSGFCFDDVRKEFDWYTTGKVNIGYEAIDRHAKSWRKNKVALYWEGADGSDRKYTFQEFKIRTDKFANVLRKAGVKKGDRIFVYLPRIPELYASAISIAKLGAIFAPLFGGFRAEAVRDRINDAEACMVITTPEMKRLGIDPIRKDIPSVKTVVLCNIPRNYDLEPGDLSYDAEMIYASEEFEPEWCDLEDPVIMHYTSGTTGKSKGVVHVHNAMIGHYITTKWVQDLRDDDVYWCTADPGWVTGTSYGIFGPWLNGASQVVYAGRFSPEAWYWIIDKYKVTVWYTAPTALRMLMKGGEDVVKKYHLDSLRYITSVGEPLNPEVIRWGMRVYGLPIHENYWMTETGCNVIANFYGMPLKIGSMGKPFPGIEAAVIDDKGKVLPPGVPGNIAIKPGWPSMMRSIWNNPAKYNEYFRISGWYITGDSAFMDADGYFWFTGRIDDVIKTSGERVGPFEVESALLEHPAVAEAGVIGKPDPLYGNVIKAFISLKPGYDGTEELKREISESVKKSLAAHAFPREIEFKASLPKTRSGKIMRRVLKAMELGQPLGDLATLDDE; encoded by the coding sequence ATGATCGGCGATTGCAACGTCTGCTACGACGAGGCCTGCGGCAGCGGCTTCTGCTTTGACGACGTCAGGAAAGAGTTCGACTGGTACACTACGGGCAAGGTCAACATCGGCTACGAGGCCATCGACCGCCACGCGAAGTCCTGGCGCAAGAACAAAGTGGCCCTTTACTGGGAAGGCGCCGACGGGAGCGACCGGAAGTACACGTTCCAGGAGTTCAAGATACGCACCGATAAGTTCGCGAACGTGCTCCGGAAAGCGGGCGTCAAGAAAGGCGACCGCATCTTCGTCTACCTGCCCCGGATCCCTGAACTATACGCCAGCGCCATCTCGATCGCCAAGCTGGGCGCGATCTTCGCCCCGCTGTTCGGCGGCTTCAGGGCGGAGGCGGTGAGGGACCGCATCAACGATGCGGAGGCCTGCATGGTCATCACCACGCCCGAGATGAAGCGGCTGGGCATCGACCCCATACGGAAGGACATTCCGTCCGTCAAGACCGTCGTGCTCTGCAACATCCCCCGGAACTACGACCTGGAGCCGGGCGACCTGAGCTACGACGCCGAGATGATCTACGCCTCGGAGGAGTTCGAGCCCGAGTGGTGCGACCTTGAAGATCCGGTGATCATGCACTACACGTCGGGCACGACCGGCAAGTCGAAGGGCGTCGTCCACGTCCACAACGCCATGATCGGGCACTACATTACCACGAAATGGGTGCAGGACCTGAGGGACGACGACGTGTACTGGTGCACGGCTGACCCCGGCTGGGTTACGGGCACTTCATACGGCATATTCGGGCCCTGGCTGAACGGCGCCTCGCAGGTAGTGTATGCAGGCCGGTTCTCGCCCGAGGCCTGGTACTGGATCATCGACAAGTACAAGGTGACCGTCTGGTATACGGCCCCCACGGCGCTCCGCATGCTCATGAAGGGCGGCGAGGACGTCGTGAAGAAGTACCACCTGGACAGCTTAAGGTATATCACGAGCGTCGGCGAGCCCCTGAACCCGGAGGTCATCCGCTGGGGCATGCGGGTCTACGGCCTGCCCATCCACGAGAACTACTGGATGACGGAGACCGGCTGTAACGTCATCGCCAACTTCTACGGCATGCCCCTGAAGATAGGCTCCATGGGTAAGCCCTTCCCGGGCATCGAGGCGGCGGTCATCGACGATAAGGGCAAAGTGCTGCCCCCCGGCGTGCCCGGCAACATCGCCATAAAGCCCGGATGGCCCTCCATGATGCGGAGCATCTGGAACAACCCTGCCAAGTACAACGAGTACTTCCGCATTTCGGGCTGGTACATCACGGGGGACAGCGCGTTCATGGATGCGGACGGATACTTCTGGTTCACCGGCCGCATCGACGACGTCATCAAGACGTCGGGGGAGCGCGTCGGGCCCTTCGAGGTGGAGAGCGCGCTGCTCGAGCATCCGGCCGTGGCCGAGGCGGGCGTTATCGGCAAGCCCGATCCGCTGTACGGTAACGTCATCAAGGCCTTCATATCCCTGAAGCCCGGCTACGATGGCACGGAGGAGCTGAAGCGCGAGATCTCCGAGTCGGTAAAGAAATCCCTCGCGGCCCACGCGTTCCCCCGGGAGATCGAGTTCAAGGCGAGCCTTCCGAAGACCCGGAGCGGCAAGATCATGCGCCGCGTGCTGAAGGCGATGGAGCTGGGCCAGCCTCTGGGAGACCTGGCCACGCTCGACGACGAGTAA
- a CDS encoding DUF4386 domain-containing protein, producing the protein MSFDTGHINGFIRRKTGDFETIVISNPNKNLARAAGILYLVMIVCGMAAQLIRGSLIVPGNGVVTTGNIVASESLFRVAFISDLFMATGFLLFAWALYVLLKPVNKNIALLFVLLATASVAILCLNLLNQFAILILVNDAGYLAAFGAVHLNALVMLFADLHYYGYYIAQISFGLWLAPLGYLVIKSGFLPRILGILLIIATFGHLFGFLAAFLLPGYESFGDLPAFLEIPFGLWLLVKGVQGQQPVKNPNQQAAIS; encoded by the coding sequence ATGAGCTTTGATACTGGTCATATTAATGGATTTATAAGGAGAAAAACAGGGGATTTTGAAACTATCGTCATTTCGAACCCGAACAAGAACCTCGCCAGAGCAGCAGGGATCCTGTACCTGGTAATGATCGTGTGCGGAATGGCCGCTCAGTTGATCCGTGGCAGTCTTATCGTGCCCGGAAACGGCGTGGTAACGACAGGTAACATCGTGGCTTCCGAGTCGTTATTCCGGGTCGCCTTTATTAGCGATCTGTTCATGGCGACGGGCTTTCTGCTGTTTGCCTGGGCGTTATACGTGCTGCTCAAGCCTGTTAATAAAAACATAGCTTTATTGTTCGTGCTATTGGCTACGGCTAGTGTCGCGATCCTTTGCCTCAACCTGCTCAACCAGTTTGCGATCCTCATCTTAGTGAACGATGCCGGCTACCTGGCGGCGTTCGGGGCTGTTCACTTGAATGCCCTGGTGATGCTATTCGCTGATCTGCATTACTATGGATATTACATAGCCCAGATCTCATTTGGCCTCTGGCTAGCTCCTCTTGGGTATCTGGTGATCAAGTCAGGTTTCCTCCCGAGGATACTGGGCATTTTATTGATCATTGCCACGTTCGGCCATCTGTTTGGATTTCTCGCGGCATTCCTTCTCCCGGGCTACGAATCGTTTGGTGATCTGCCTGCGTTCCTGGAAATCCCGTTCGGTCTGTGGTTGCTGGTCAAGGGCGTGCAGGGCCAGCAGCCGGTAAAAAATCCTAACCAACAGGCGGCGATAAGTTAA
- a CDS encoding flavodoxin family protein, whose protein sequence is MVQNGNDLKDRLPEKTLLVVFSYHHMNTEKVAKVFANVLDAQVKTPRQVNPGELGDYDLIGFGSGIDSGRHYKELLDFADALPRVAGKKAFIFSTSAIVGADKVWKDHSALREKLQAKGYVIVDEFACKGYNTNSFLKYIGGMNKGRPNAEDLKQAEEFALGLKQKLKEM, encoded by the coding sequence ATGGTGCAGAACGGGAATGATCTCAAGGATCGGCTACCAGAAAAAACTCTTCTGGTCGTCTTTTCGTATCACCACATGAATACCGAGAAAGTCGCCAAAGTCTTCGCGAACGTGCTCGATGCACAGGTGAAAACACCACGGCAGGTAAATCCTGGAGAACTCGGTGACTATGATCTCATAGGCTTTGGTTCTGGCATTGACAGCGGAAGGCATTATAAAGAATTGCTCGATTTTGCCGATGCTCTGCCCCGGGTCGCCGGGAAGAAAGCGTTCATATTTTCCACGAGCGCTATCGTGGGGGCTGATAAAGTCTGGAAAGACCACTCGGCGCTCAGGGAAAAGCTACAGGCGAAGGGGTACGTGATCGTCGACGAGTTCGCCTGCAAGGGGTACAATACGAACAGCTTCCTCAAGTACATCGGCGGGATGAACAAGGGGAGGCCCAACGCGGAAGACCTCAAGCAGGCGGAAGAGTTCGCCCTGGGCCTGAAGCAGAAACTGAAAGAAATGTGA
- a CDS encoding MarR family winged helix-turn-helix transcriptional regulator, whose protein sequence is MVGKVKRDTLSLNLKKLEESPGGYLMHVAQKWEREVDNVLDGFDTTCTQIELLSCLVKLMKEGNPVTQKDIAEYLRRDKNTVSEVMRSMEKKGYITRSVSENDMRAKYILLTDKGYDLLEKAVSEIVRMDERFFTDYNENHELRKLLEKYL, encoded by the coding sequence ATGGTCGGAAAAGTGAAGCGGGATACCCTATCATTAAATTTAAAAAAGCTGGAGGAAAGTCCCGGGGGTTACCTGATGCATGTGGCTCAAAAATGGGAGCGGGAAGTCGATAATGTCCTCGACGGTTTCGACACCACCTGTACTCAGATCGAGCTTCTGTCGTGTCTTGTGAAGCTTATGAAGGAGGGAAACCCCGTTACGCAGAAAGACATAGCCGAGTATCTCCGCCGGGATAAAAATACGGTTTCCGAGGTTATGAGGTCTATGGAGAAGAAAGGCTACATTACCCGGTCGGTAAGCGAGAACGACATGCGTGCGAAGTACATCCTCCTCACCGACAAAGGATACGATCTGCTTGAAAAGGCCGTCAGTGAAATTGTACGGATGGATGAGCGTTTTTTCACCGATTACAACGAAAATCATGAGTTAAGAAAGCTGTTGGAGAAGTATCTTTAA
- a CDS encoding DUF4386 domain-containing protein, giving the protein MKGIVMDTEIRAESPVKYAPRLLGAAFLFVILTSLAGGLLLKSAAGSGSIADVLVNVSQNPTLFRIDILDGLLNSTGIVALAGLLYVVLRQQNKPLARIALGLWLAEAIFYAIIQMGLLALIPLSAEFVAAGAPAGSFYLTLGDFLYNGVYAQGMTIHMWFYCMGGLIWYYLFYRSNYIPRAISLFGLLAVILGLGSVVFQLLGYEVPILVSLPLLPFELAIGAWLLFLGIREQATAVNPSRQPAVQG; this is encoded by the coding sequence TTGAAGGGAATCGTCATGGATACTGAAATACGGGCGGAGAGCCCTGTAAAATACGCCCCCCGGCTTCTGGGGGCAGCGTTTCTGTTTGTGATACTAACCAGCCTGGCAGGCGGTCTCCTGCTGAAGTCGGCGGCCGGCTCGGGTAGCATAGCGGACGTGCTGGTCAACGTTTCGCAAAATCCCACCCTGTTCCGCATCGACATTCTGGACGGGTTGCTGAATAGCACGGGGATCGTGGCACTGGCAGGCCTTCTTTACGTGGTCTTGAGGCAACAGAACAAGCCGCTGGCGCGCATCGCCCTGGGATTGTGGCTGGCGGAAGCGATATTCTATGCCATTATCCAGATGGGGCTTCTGGCACTGATACCCCTGAGCGCGGAGTTCGTCGCCGCGGGCGCGCCCGCCGGATCGTTCTATCTGACGCTGGGCGATTTCCTGTACAACGGCGTGTATGCCCAGGGTATGACCATACACATGTGGTTCTATTGCATGGGCGGCCTGATATGGTATTACCTGTTTTACCGGTCGAACTATATCCCGCGTGCCATATCCCTCTTCGGCCTGCTGGCGGTAATTTTAGGACTGGGAAGCGTCGTATTTCAACTACTCGGCTATGAGGTCCCGATCCTGGTATCCCTGCCGCTCCTGCCATTCGAATTAGCCATCGGGGCATGGCTCCTGTTCCTAGGCATAAGGGAGCAGGCGACGGCCGTGAACCCGTCCCGGCAGCCGGCAGTACAGGGATAG
- a CDS encoding MarR family winged helix-turn-helix transcriptional regulator — protein MAEKVDWESLSLRYDRMGERPWRYLTVVIKKWEREVGVVLESFETTRAQLEFLMCIAKFMKEGRTVTQKDVANALGRPKNTASGVFKSLEKKGYIVRSVSEDDLRSKHIVLTEKGLLLVEKALSAVMVVDERFFPDARDNAELIKLLKKYF, from the coding sequence ATGGCCGAAAAAGTCGACTGGGAATCCCTGTCATTACGGTATGACAGGATGGGTGAACGACCCTGGCGCTACCTCACAGTAGTGATAAAAAAATGGGAAAGGGAGGTCGGCGTAGTCCTAGAAAGCTTCGAAACGACGAGGGCACAGTTGGAGTTCCTGATGTGCATCGCGAAGTTCATGAAGGAGGGAAGGACCGTCACCCAGAAGGACGTGGCCAATGCCCTCGGCCGGCCCAAAAACACTGCTTCCGGGGTCTTCAAGAGCCTGGAGAAAAAGGGCTACATCGTCAGGTCGGTGAGCGAGGACGACCTGCGCTCGAAACACATCGTCCTCACAGAAAAAGGGCTTCTCCTGGTCGAAAAGGCGCTCAGCGCGGTCATGGTCGTCGACGAACGCTTTTTTCCCGATGCTCGTGATAACGCAGAGCTGATCAAGCTGCTGAAGAAATACTTTTGA